One Pelodiscus sinensis isolate JC-2024 chromosome 24, ASM4963464v1, whole genome shotgun sequence DNA segment encodes these proteins:
- the LOC112544996 gene encoding immunoglobulin kappa light chain-like has protein sequence MFSTNMLFAKYLIFSSLVLGARLSLYQTQRFLFVEISATAKIPCSSEEKLEGGGISVYWYRRRADEGLTCIKKCLNDQNVSKFACKAETHSLALEIYNVQPDDSGDYYCAVKSSSHLIFNNGSTLIVGDSYTTSSWVLLLVPSPLGLNSPGMADLACIVHGVSNPVQISWNISGNQQERGLVRSLKAKDGSLMLISHISILMDTWTSAKILTCEVKFNSSGKSVKKSATFLELHPSWCVPQLLHLGVAVFLVGLMVCLNVAWICCCSNSGKQHMTVHSRGTIMI, from the exons atgttttctacaaATATGCTCTTTGCAAAGTACCTGATCTTCTCTTCCCTGG TGTTGGGAGCACGGTTATCTCTGTACCAGACGCAGCGATTCCTGTTTGTCGAAATTAGCGCTACAGCAAAGATCCCCTGTTCTTCCGAAGAAAAATTGGAAGGGGGTGGCATTTCGGTGTATTGGTACAGGAGAAGGGCAGATGAAGGGCTCACCTGCATTAAGAAATGCTTAAATGATCAGAATGTAAGTAAGTTTGCTTGCAAAGCCGAGACGCACAGCCTGGCACTAGAAATCTACAACGTCCAGCCGGATGACTCTGGGGACTATTACTGTGCAGTTAAATCCAGCAGCCATCTGATTTTCAACAATGGATCCACACTGATTGTTGGGG ACAGCTACACCACCAGCAGCTGGGTTTTGCTTCTGGTTCCATCCCCGCTTGGCCTCAACTCCCCTGGGATGGCTGATCTGGCTTGTATTGTCCATGGAGTTTCCAACCCAGTCCAGATTTCCTGGAATATTTCTGGCAATCAGCAGGAACGGGGGCTGGTGCGATCACTGAAAGCAAAGGATGGATCCTTAATGCTCATAAGTCACATTAGCATCCTGATGGACACCTGGACCAGTGCGAAAATTCTCACCTGCGAAGTTAAATTCAACTCTTCTGGCAAGAGTGTTAAGAAAAGTGCCACGTTCTTGGAAC TTCATCCCAGCTGGTGTGTGCCGCAGCTATTGCACCTAGGGGTGGCAGTTTTCCTGGTGGGGTTGATGGTGTGTCTGAATGTGGCCTGGATTTGCTGCTGTTCCAATTCAGGTAAGCAACACATGACAGTCCATTCTAGAGGCACCATTATGATTTAG